A stretch of Chaetodon auriga isolate fChaAug3 chromosome 21, fChaAug3.hap1, whole genome shotgun sequence DNA encodes these proteins:
- the LOC143314515 gene encoding serine/threonine-protein kinase H1-like: MGCGNSKVLPEASRRGYVSVVQSLVAFSKAQDDDEPKKSTEKQRGPWFCTSVKTRQPASNVQQQTLRDGRHRDKVSKYKDKFDPRVTARYDIKALIGRGSFSRVVRVEHRATRQPFAIKMMEVEAPEGREVCASELAVLQRVSHSNVIQLIEVFQFPQRVYMVLELATGGELLDRVVSRGHFTERDATVALRMVLAGVGYLHNLGITHRDLKPENLLYYHPGADSRLLVTDFGLATFGGTGAGSEVSGPEQSADGDDAREDRTWSLRTTCGTPEYMAPEVLLRRPYSCAVDMWALGVIAYIVLSGSMPFEDDSRTRLYRSIVRGKYSFHGDPWPSVSNLAKDFIRRLLPLDPAARLTADQAIHHPWVVTMAASSSMRNLHRSISQNLRQRTSRSSSRGPSRTASSGDSSSAGLERANVAGEKPRAAARHSIWTESASESHTATSQRAPGASSPSN; the protein is encoded by the exons ATGGGCTGTGGGAACAGTAAGGTGCTGCCCGAGGCATCCAGGAGGGGCTATGTGAGCGTGGTGCAGTCGCTCGTGGCCTTCAGTAAAGCGCAGGATGACGATGAGCCGAAGAAGAGTACAGAGAAGCAAAGAGGTCCGTGGTTTTGTACCAGCGTTAAGACCCGTCAGCCAGCGTCAAACGTCCAGCAGCAGACGCTCAGAGATGGACGACACCGGGACAAAGTTTCCAAGTACAAGGACAAGTTTGATCCACGTGTGACAGCAAG ATACGACATCAAGGCTCTGATCGGTCGAGGAAGCTTCAGCCGCGTTGTGCGTGTGGAGCACAGGGCGACTCGCCAGCCCTTCGCCATAAAAATGATGGAAGTAGAGGCCCCAGAGGGCCGTGAGGTGTGCGCCTCGGAGCTGGCGGTGCTGCAGCGGGTGAGCCACTCTAATGTGATTCAGCTGATCGAGGTGTTTCAGTTCCCGCAGAGGGTTTACATGGTCCTGGAACTGGCCACGGGAGGGGAGCTGTTGGACCGCGTCGTCAGCAGGGGCCACTTCACAGAGAGGGATGCTACCGTGGCCCTCCGGATGGTGCTGGCTGGGGTGGGATACCTGCACAACCTGGGTATCACCCACCGCGACCTGAAGCCTGAGAACCTTCTGTACTACCACCCCGGGGCAGATTCCAGACTGCTTGTTACCGACTTTGGATTGGCCACGTTCGGTGGCACAGGAGCAGGGTCTGAGGTCTCAGGCCCCGAGCAGAGCGCGGACGGAGATGACGCCAGAGAGGACAGGACTTGGTCCCTCAGAACCACCTGTGGAACTCCAGAGTACATGGCCCCTGAGGTGTTGCTGAGGAGGCCTTATTCCTGTGCAGTGGACATGTGGGCCCTGGGGGTGATCGCCTACATTGTGCTGAGCGGATCCATGCCGTTTGAGGACGACAGTCGCACACGGCTCTACAGATCCATTGTGCGAGGAAAATACAGCTTCCATGGAGAT CCTTGGCCCTCAGTGTCCAACCTGGCCAAGGACTTTATCCGGCGCCTGCTGCCGTTGGACCCGGCCGCCCGCCTGACGGCTGACCAAGCCATCCATCACCCGTGGGTGGTCACCATGGCAGCCAGCTCCTCCATGAGGAACCTCCATCGATCTATTTCCCAGAACCTCAGGCAGCGGACATCGCGCAGCTCCTCCCGGGGCCCGAGCAGAACTGCGAGCTCCGGCGATTCCAGCAGCGCGGGCCTGGAAAGGGCTAACGTGGCTGGAGAAAAACCAAGAGCAGCAGCAAGGCACAGCATTTGGACTGAGTCAGCCTCAGAGAGCCATACAGCGACCAGCCAGAGGGCTCCAGGAGCATCATCGCCATCCAACTGA